In Sulfurisphaera javensis, a single genomic region encodes these proteins:
- a CDS encoding HAD family hydrolase → MIVSLDMGDTLIAFTPRKYEKIYEILKDNGYIFSLKKVYKAYIRTMAKHYFPDSNGVNPFDLRDFFYELGINPSNEKLVKEIKKIDRGEEYWVYDEVIDFLEKLKSKGHKLVLVSNATPRGKEVFYKLGLNKYFDFTIFSFEVGLVKPNPKIFSLVIRNFGKPRFHIGDIYEMDIKGARDAGIEGILLNRFNFYEFGVKNLKEIKFLEE, encoded by the coding sequence ATGATAGTTTCCTTAGATATGGGAGATACTTTAATCGCTTTTACACCAAGAAAATATGAAAAAATCTACGAAATATTAAAAGATAACGGCTATATATTCTCGTTAAAGAAAGTATATAAAGCTTATATAAGAACTATGGCAAAACATTATTTTCCAGATTCTAATGGTGTTAATCCCTTTGATTTAAGGGATTTCTTTTATGAACTAGGAATTAATCCTTCTAATGAAAAATTAGTAAAGGAAATTAAAAAAATCGATAGAGGAGAAGAATACTGGGTATATGATGAGGTAATAGATTTTTTAGAGAAATTAAAGTCAAAAGGACATAAGTTAGTTTTAGTCTCTAATGCAACGCCTAGAGGAAAAGAAGTTTTTTATAAGCTAGGACTAAATAAATACTTTGATTTCACTATATTCTCTTTTGAAGTTGGTCTAGTAAAACCAAACCCTAAAATATTTTCTTTAGTGATTAGAAATTTCGGAAAACCTAGGTTTCATATTGGTGATATATACGAAATGGACATTAAAGGAGCAAGAGATGCTGGAATAGAAGGAATTTTACTAAATAGATTTAATTTCTATGAATTCGGCGTAAAAAATTTAAAAGAAATTAAATTTTTAGAAGAGTAA
- the fdhF gene encoding formate dehydrogenase subunit alpha: MSEVSSICPYCGVGCGLKLEVVNNIIVRTIPDSSHIVSRGHICGKGSTAHEPIYSWDRLTYPLKREKGVFIRITWEEAIKEIASKLLEIKKKYGEKAIGFYGGCQNTLEEVYSFMKLARALGTNNIDSCARVCHEPSAMALKEMLGIGASATSVTEISKAKVLVIAGESITESHPVISQYLVQLKKNGGKIVVIDPRMTGTAKIADLHLQVNPGTDIYLFNTVANYLISNNLIDEEFISKRTEGFEEYKKTISSYTLDEAEKIVGINKEKIIEFAKLISQKKVIFSWGLGLTQSEGVNAVRAYINLALLTGNIGTDGSGLIVYRGQANVQGSGDIIKPNVFPNGIMNEENARELEKIWGFKPPTWVGKTVTEALLEGGLKALVLMNFNPVISMPNRNKVKKVLESLELLVVIDPFMTETAKLAHFVLPSAMWAEKEGSVTSLDRVVKWRFKAVNPPGEAKSELEIISLLFKELGFKGFTSDPKEVFLEMKEVVKIYSNLTLDEVMDYSKPSRYPVNDTILYREKFLTPTGKAKFIPVEYKKMKEEGLILITGRTVTRYNTDELINRTPGFNSFKSPLYINPKDAERLGLKDKDIVKVSSKCGSAIFTLSISNEVKEGSVFAYMHDPNVNYVVCDSLDEESKTPKYKYTIVKIDKVKLY, encoded by the coding sequence ATGAGTGAAGTTAGCTCGATATGCCCTTATTGTGGGGTTGGATGTGGTTTAAAATTAGAAGTTGTTAATAATATTATAGTAAGGACAATTCCAGATTCCTCTCATATAGTAAGTAGAGGTCATATATGTGGAAAAGGAAGTACAGCCCATGAACCAATTTATAGTTGGGATAGATTAACATATCCTCTTAAAAGAGAAAAAGGAGTTTTCATTAGAATTACGTGGGAGGAAGCAATAAAGGAAATAGCCTCAAAGTTATTAGAAATAAAGAAGAAATACGGAGAAAAAGCAATAGGCTTTTATGGAGGTTGCCAGAATACTTTGGAAGAAGTATACTCTTTCATGAAATTAGCTAGAGCGTTAGGGACAAATAACATTGATTCTTGCGCGAGAGTCTGTCACGAGCCTTCAGCCATGGCTTTAAAAGAAATGCTAGGAATAGGAGCCTCAGCAACTTCAGTTACAGAAATTTCCAAAGCAAAGGTATTAGTTATTGCTGGAGAATCAATAACTGAAAGTCATCCAGTAATTTCCCAATATCTAGTACAACTGAAGAAAAATGGAGGAAAAATTGTTGTAATAGACCCCAGAATGACTGGGACAGCAAAAATTGCAGATCTTCATTTACAAGTTAACCCTGGAACAGATATTTACTTATTTAACACTGTTGCTAATTATTTAATTTCTAATAATTTAATAGATGAAGAATTTATCTCAAAGAGGACTGAAGGATTTGAAGAGTATAAAAAGACTATCTCCTCTTACACGTTAGACGAAGCTGAGAAAATAGTGGGAATAAATAAGGAAAAAATAATAGAATTTGCAAAGCTAATCTCTCAGAAAAAAGTAATCTTTTCTTGGGGATTAGGTTTAACTCAATCCGAAGGAGTTAATGCCGTTAGAGCTTATATAAACTTAGCATTACTTACTGGCAATATTGGAACTGACGGAAGTGGATTAATAGTTTATAGGGGTCAAGCAAACGTTCAAGGTTCTGGCGATATTATAAAACCTAATGTTTTTCCCAACGGTATAATGAATGAGGAAAACGCTAGAGAATTAGAGAAAATATGGGGATTTAAACCTCCAACCTGGGTTGGAAAAACTGTAACTGAAGCATTACTCGAAGGTGGATTAAAGGCATTAGTCTTAATGAATTTTAATCCAGTAATAAGTATGCCTAATAGAAATAAAGTTAAGAAAGTGCTAGAATCATTAGAACTTTTGGTAGTTATAGATCCATTTATGACTGAGACCGCGAAACTTGCACATTTTGTTTTACCATCTGCAATGTGGGCAGAAAAAGAGGGTTCTGTGACAAGTTTAGATAGAGTTGTTAAATGGAGATTTAAGGCTGTAAATCCGCCTGGAGAAGCAAAGAGTGAACTTGAAATTATTTCTTTATTGTTTAAAGAACTTGGATTTAAAGGATTCACATCTGATCCAAAAGAAGTATTTCTTGAAATGAAAGAGGTTGTCAAAATTTACTCGAACTTAACCTTAGATGAAGTTATGGATTACTCTAAACCATCCAGATATCCGGTTAATGATACAATCCTTTATAGAGAGAAATTCCTTACCCCTACTGGTAAAGCAAAGTTTATCCCAGTCGAATATAAGAAAATGAAAGAGGAGGGTCTTATCTTAATTACTGGTAGGACTGTAACAAGATATAATACCGATGAGCTTATAAATAGAACTCCCGGATTCAATAGCTTTAAATCGCCATTATATATTAACCCTAAAGATGCTGAAAGACTAGGATTAAAGGACAAAGATATTGTCAAGGTATCTTCTAAATGTGGTTCAGCAATCTTCACACTTTCAATCTCTAATGAAGTAAAAGAAGGGAGTGTGTTTGCGTATATGCATGATCCGAATGTTAACTATGTTGTTTGTGACAGTTTAGATGAAGAAAGTAAAACACCTAAGTATAAATACACTATTGTAAAAATTGATAAGGTTAAACTTTACTAG
- a CDS encoding lysine exporter LysO family protein codes for MYFLLTFILLYVISIVIGKFVKLPSIVSDIVVVILIFTISFWGGIEVSGSTILYVLLTSLATSLTIVVVTYFMGIFFTISGKSEWRKIDWKGQIKYLTPLILGLILGIFVKINVNFDEIIDYELYALVIVIGLQIGESLKINILKRISGLAVISIVIDVLGAVVSAILLSPFYPFKEILLTALGSGWYSYTGPFLAKYYGPTVGVFAFLVNFLREQLTFLLVPLFFRVKASPIGAIAVGGATSMDVTLPLYVDLLGNEYAIGALVNGLILTLLVPVILPLMVIL; via the coding sequence ATGTACTTTCTCCTTACGTTTATATTACTTTACGTTATTTCAATTGTGATTGGGAAGTTTGTTAAACTTCCTTCGATAGTTTCTGATATTGTAGTTGTAATCTTAATATTTACAATTTCATTCTGGGGAGGAATTGAGGTAAGTGGGAGTACAATTCTTTATGTTTTACTTACTTCATTAGCTACTTCGTTAACAATTGTAGTTGTTACATATTTTATGGGAATCTTCTTTACTATTTCTGGTAAATCTGAGTGGAGAAAAATAGATTGGAAAGGACAAATAAAGTATCTTACTCCGTTAATCCTTGGATTAATTTTAGGAATATTTGTGAAGATAAACGTAAACTTTGATGAAATAATTGATTATGAACTATATGCTTTAGTTATAGTTATAGGATTGCAAATAGGAGAAAGTTTGAAGATTAATATTTTAAAGAGAATATCTGGATTAGCTGTAATTTCTATTGTGATTGACGTTTTAGGAGCAGTTGTCTCTGCTATTCTATTATCTCCTTTTTATCCTTTCAAAGAGATCTTACTTACTGCCTTAGGTTCTGGTTGGTATTCCTATACTGGTCCTTTTTTAGCTAAATATTATGGACCTACAGTAGGAGTATTTGCTTTTTTAGTAAATTTTCTTAGAGAACAACTTACTTTTCTTTTAGTTCCCTTATTTTTTAGGGTTAAAGCATCTCCTATAGGTGCTATTGCTGTTGGCGGTGCAACTAGCATGGATGTAACTTTACCACTTTATGTGGACCTTCTTGGAAATGAATATGCTATAGGAGCCTTAGTTAATGGTTTAATCTTGACCCTTCTAGTCCCAGTGATTTTACCATTAATGGTGATTTTATGA
- a CDS encoding PQQ-binding-like beta-propeller repeat protein, producing MNTKALLVVFLLIGLVIGIGVGYLIHQPSSKVKTVTQTTTQTVTQTLSQPQGIAMTTATITMKSPLTGVDEKVTITAYQNSSMKWYQYTYYNYGNCYLPWWTIVTYYPSNLPKDPATIGNWTVYAYQQAHESVININFPAVNWSFMQMNALPLNAPFPAYQALGNRTAPVILTQLVGDAVGVTYFDGIIYVPSDANELYAINAYTGKLIWSATTANSVMSNPIVVNTSKGPIVYVSVGDAGFSASHSIFAVITGNYKNVIRGYSYGAVYAFNATNGQLLWVHFDDGNVMPTPAYIDGLLIYGDGSGHIVALNATTGQVVWRDYVGVSAFDSMSSTNYYVFPNGTTIAIMGFTLAVPPYGELIAINVQNGEIVWHFTLPKGYTPFNTGMGDVSPAVDEKNGIVVQSTIVNFNKTNRTVGFAVFALNATNGKLLWIEQLARGYVPPAFKGGVPTIYNGVVYVGTPVANEVFALNESNGKVLWVAKIPNVQGPPSGAGGGRANPVIIDGYLIEPAGAYIDVYNASNGMLIKSYYVGGRFGIVNAVVVGQTVFVDNSYNWVFAIPLSDLI from the coding sequence ATGAACACAAAAGCATTATTAGTAGTATTTCTTCTAATAGGTTTAGTAATTGGAATAGGAGTAGGTTATTTAATTCATCAACCGTCAAGTAAAGTTAAAACAGTTACACAAACAACTACTCAAACGGTAACACAAACATTATCGCAACCCCAGGGGATTGCAATGACTACGGCGACTATAACGATGAAATCACCATTAACTGGTGTAGATGAAAAAGTTACTATAACGGCCTATCAAAATTCTTCTATGAAGTGGTATCAATACACTTACTATAATTATGGTAATTGTTATTTACCATGGTGGACAATAGTAACTTATTATCCTAGTAATTTGCCAAAAGATCCTGCTACCATAGGAAATTGGACAGTCTATGCATATCAGCAAGCTCATGAATCAGTTATTAATATTAATTTCCCTGCAGTGAATTGGTCATTTATGCAGATGAATGCCTTACCATTAAACGCGCCATTTCCAGCATATCAAGCGTTAGGAAATAGGACTGCACCAGTAATCTTAACTCAGTTAGTTGGTGATGCTGTGGGAGTAACATATTTTGATGGAATAATTTATGTTCCATCTGATGCTAACGAACTTTATGCAATAAATGCTTACACTGGTAAATTAATATGGTCAGCAACTACAGCAAACTCAGTAATGAGTAATCCTATAGTAGTTAATACATCAAAAGGACCAATAGTTTATGTATCTGTTGGTGATGCTGGATTTTCAGCTTCCCACAGCATATTTGCTGTAATTACTGGGAATTACAAGAATGTCATTAGAGGTTATAGCTATGGTGCGGTATATGCATTTAATGCAACTAATGGACAATTATTATGGGTTCACTTTGATGATGGTAATGTAATGCCAACTCCAGCTTATATAGATGGTTTATTAATTTATGGTGATGGTTCTGGGCATATAGTTGCATTAAATGCAACTACTGGACAAGTAGTTTGGAGGGATTATGTAGGAGTATCAGCTTTTGACTCAATGAGCTCAACAAACTATTATGTATTTCCTAATGGAACAACAATAGCAATAATGGGTTTCACATTAGCAGTACCACCTTATGGAGAATTAATAGCTATCAATGTACAAAATGGTGAAATCGTATGGCATTTCACTTTGCCTAAAGGTTATACTCCATTTAACACTGGTATGGGTGATGTATCACCAGCAGTTGATGAGAAAAACGGAATTGTAGTACAAAGTACAATTGTAAACTTCAATAAAACTAATAGGACTGTTGGTTTTGCAGTATTTGCATTAAATGCTACTAATGGAAAATTATTATGGATAGAACAATTAGCAAGAGGTTATGTACCACCAGCATTTAAAGGAGGAGTACCTACAATTTACAACGGAGTAGTATATGTAGGTACTCCAGTAGCTAATGAGGTATTTGCATTAAATGAAAGTAATGGAAAAGTATTATGGGTTGCAAAGATTCCAAATGTTCAAGGACCTCCAAGTGGAGCTGGTGGTGGTAGAGCTAATCCAGTAATTATTGATGGGTATTTAATAGAACCAGCCGGAGCTTATATAGATGTATATAATGCAAGTAACGGAATGCTAATAAAGAGTTATTACGTAGGAGGTAGGTTTGGAATAGTTAATGCTGTCGTAGTTGGTCAAACAGTATTTGTAGATAATAGCTATAACTGGGTATTTGCAATACCACTCTCAGATTTAATTTAA
- a CDS encoding sodium:calcium antiporter: protein MLELIIIFIFLALSAELIARGTEKLEAFMGQGMAGGIIMGLLTALPETIFVIVATLRKEPYVALGSAIGGNVLLFTFGIGFLGIYFYLRWQKNLKINEDYSVEHKFLILTTIALIAILIYGHLNIFTAIPLLAIYFYYATYRVRKFVREERDLDEKEILKAVIYLVVGAFILILFSEPFVEQIVDLSKELGVPSIWLALIISPLAGELEETFSAIRLAHSSDSGGSLAIFDFVGSKIENATVLLAVIGIFSDISLMPGVTELIATVIANFIAIMILMDKKLGVKESVVLLVLYFFIATMTLYF, encoded by the coding sequence TTGCTAGAATTAATAATAATCTTTATATTTCTTGCTCTTTCAGCAGAACTAATAGCTAGGGGAACAGAGAAATTAGAGGCTTTCATGGGACAAGGAATGGCTGGCGGAATTATAATGGGGCTACTTACCGCTTTACCAGAAACAATTTTTGTAATAGTTGCAACACTCAGAAAAGAGCCTTATGTAGCTTTAGGATCTGCCATAGGTGGAAATGTACTTCTATTTACCTTTGGAATTGGATTTTTAGGAATATATTTCTACTTAAGATGGCAAAAAAATCTTAAGATTAATGAGGATTATTCAGTAGAACACAAGTTCTTAATATTAACTACTATTGCTTTAATTGCTATATTGATTTATGGACATCTAAATATTTTTACAGCCATACCGTTGTTAGCAATTTACTTCTATTATGCAACTTATAGAGTAAGAAAATTTGTAAGAGAAGAGAGAGATTTAGATGAAAAAGAAATTCTTAAAGCTGTTATATACTTAGTTGTTGGTGCTTTTATTTTAATATTGTTTTCAGAACCTTTCGTAGAACAAATAGTCGATTTATCTAAGGAACTTGGAGTACCTTCAATATGGTTAGCTTTAATTATTTCTCCTTTAGCTGGAGAATTAGAGGAGACTTTTTCAGCTATAAGGTTAGCTCACTCTTCAGACTCTGGTGGCTCATTAGCTATTTTTGACTTTGTGGGAAGTAAAATAGAAAATGCAACAGTATTATTAGCTGTAATAGGGATTTTTTCGGATATATCATTAATGCCTGGTGTAACAGAACTTATAGCAACAGTTATTGCTAACTTTATTGCAATAATGATTTTAATGGATAAAAAATTAGGAGTTAAAGAAAGCGTTGTGTTACTAGTTCTTTATTTCTTTATCGCTACCATGACCTTATATTTCTGA
- a CDS encoding DUF929 family protein encodes MGIIIAILFLSIYKGSSSNTIIGKTISSNLYRQLIELSNNGYNISVATTNIRIFPENFSPNGKPAVIFVGAEYCPYCAAERWALIIALLRFGNFSGLEYMLSSSMYVYPNVPTFTFVNATYHSKYISFIGIEYENRQGQPLEEVPQSIYQMWINYGNGSIPFIIYGYYYQVGTTIDPELLAGKNWTYVVSQLHNSNSLIYKEIYAQANLITKIICQIDGNKPFNVCSHFIIGNTTSNLSFYQKSNAEYYSTLIVLLSEDLKNK; translated from the coding sequence ATAGGGATAATTATAGCAATACTATTTCTCTCGATATATAAAGGCTCCTCAAGTAATACCATTATAGGTAAGACTATATCTTCTAATTTATATAGGCAATTAATTGAGCTTAGTAATAACGGATATAACATTTCAGTAGCAACTACTAACATTAGAATATTTCCAGAAAATTTCTCACCTAATGGTAAACCTGCAGTAATATTTGTTGGAGCAGAATATTGCCCTTATTGTGCAGCTGAAAGATGGGCCCTTATAATAGCATTACTTAGGTTTGGTAACTTTAGCGGGTTAGAATACATGTTATCTAGTTCTATGTATGTTTATCCAAATGTTCCTACTTTTACATTTGTTAACGCAACTTACCATAGTAAGTATATTTCTTTTATAGGAATTGAATACGAAAATAGACAAGGTCAACCATTAGAAGAAGTACCACAGAGCATATATCAGATGTGGATAAATTATGGTAATGGCTCAATACCCTTTATAATTTATGGATATTATTATCAAGTTGGAACCACTATTGATCCAGAGTTATTAGCTGGGAAGAATTGGACATACGTTGTATCTCAACTTCATAATTCAAATAGTTTAATATATAAAGAGATATATGCACAAGCTAATCTTATAACTAAAATAATTTGTCAAATAGACGGAAATAAGCCTTTTAACGTATGTTCTCATTTTATAATTGGTAACACTACAAGTAACTTAAGTTTTTATCAAAAATCTAATGCTGAATATTATTCTACTTTAATAGTATTATTATCAGAGGATCTAAAAAACAAGTAA
- a CDS encoding MFS transporter, translating to MKKWLIVFISSLSFFLSYFSRIAWSIVSVYSSLKPTVVADGIIFSLFFAGYIIVQIPAGLLSDLFPPRNIGLLSLVGLSISSFLSGVANSIVIEYIASLLMGLSAGWIYPVTIKILSLNFSRSELPIAIGYYSLAWPLSIVIAGLILPYISINLGWRFSYYLIAIISFVTALTYLSFDKKRGEKLKREIVVKDKNVIIVSLAGFMFFLAYWIITLYAYKYFLFIGLNDYIAGFAYSLLALAGIPSTIIAGYIIKKIGVKLTLSSCELFYGLLTILLSFFISSISIMIISTFMGFIRFIITPANSTAVSIIGGKKAGSVTGFANFFWQSSGIIAPLVASFVILSFGYFFLWILSGIIILISSLMYFTLLKI from the coding sequence ATGAAAAAGTGGCTAATAGTTTTTATATCTTCCTTATCTTTCTTTTTAAGTTATTTTTCAAGAATAGCTTGGAGTATTGTTTCAGTATATTCCTCCCTTAAACCTACAGTCGTTGCAGATGGTATAATATTTTCGCTTTTCTTTGCTGGTTATATTATAGTTCAAATACCAGCAGGTCTTCTGTCTGACTTATTCCCTCCAAGGAATATTGGTTTATTAAGTTTAGTTGGACTTAGCATTTCTTCATTTCTTTCTGGAGTTGCAAATTCCATAGTGATAGAGTATATAGCTAGTTTATTAATGGGACTATCTGCTGGTTGGATTTACCCTGTTACAATAAAGATTCTTTCACTTAACTTCTCCCGATCAGAATTACCCATAGCAATTGGATATTATAGCTTAGCTTGGCCATTATCAATTGTTATTGCCGGACTAATTTTACCTTATATAAGTATAAATCTTGGATGGAGATTTTCATATTACTTAATTGCAATAATTTCTTTTGTAACAGCTTTAACTTATTTATCTTTTGATAAAAAAAGAGGAGAAAAATTAAAAAGAGAAATAGTAGTAAAAGATAAAAACGTGATAATAGTTAGTTTAGCTGGCTTTATGTTCTTTTTAGCTTATTGGATAATTACACTTTATGCATACAAGTATTTTCTTTTCATTGGTCTTAATGATTATATAGCTGGATTTGCATATTCCTTATTAGCATTAGCTGGAATCCCTTCTACGATTATAGCTGGTTATATTATAAAAAAGATTGGAGTAAAACTCACGCTATCGTCTTGTGAGTTATTTTACGGTCTTCTTACAATTTTACTATCCTTTTTTATCTCCTCCATTTCTATAATGATCATTTCCACCTTCATGGGTTTCATTAGGTTTATAATTACTCCGGCAAACTCTACGGCAGTTTCAATTATAGGAGGTAAAAAGGCTGGTAGTGTAACTGGATTTGCAAATTTCTTTTGGCAAAGTAGTGGAATTATAGCTCCTTTAGTAGCATCTTTTGTAATACTATCTTTTGGTTACTTTTTCCTTTGGATTTTAAGTGGTATAATTATACTAATCTCTTCTCTCATGTACTTTACTCTTCTAAAAATTTAA
- a CDS encoding DEAD/DEAH box helicase, whose amino-acid sequence MNEKIEKAIKEMGFKELTEVQKKTIPLMLQGKNVVVRAKTGSGKTAAFVIPILELGKKSLIVTPTRELTRQIASHIRDIGRYMDVKVAEVYGGMPYKSQIKRVKDANIIVATPGRLLDLWSKGEIDLSSFEIVILDEADLMLEMGFIDDVKIILSQTSNRKITGLFSATIPEEIRKIAREFISDYEEVEACIGLANVEHNFIRVEDDWRSKIKALRTYKESGIIVFVRTRSRVAKLVRIFDNAVELRGDLPQSVRNRNIDAFRKGEYDMLITTDVASRGLDIPLVGEIINFDAPKDIRTYIHRIGRTGRMGKQGKAITFLLDSEYWLEREVKKLLNSKA is encoded by the coding sequence ATGAATGAAAAAATAGAAAAAGCCATTAAAGAAATGGGCTTCAAAGAACTCACAGAAGTTCAAAAGAAGACAATTCCTTTGATGTTACAAGGAAAAAATGTTGTCGTTAGAGCAAAAACTGGAAGTGGAAAGACTGCAGCATTCGTAATCCCAATTCTTGAGCTAGGTAAAAAGAGCTTAATAGTTACACCTACTAGAGAATTAACAAGACAAATAGCCTCACATATAAGGGACATAGGTAGATATATGGACGTTAAAGTTGCAGAAGTTTATGGAGGAATGCCCTATAAATCCCAAATTAAGAGAGTAAAAGATGCTAATATTATAGTTGCTACACCGGGTAGACTTTTAGATTTATGGAGCAAGGGCGAAATAGATCTTTCATCTTTCGAAATTGTAATCCTTGATGAAGCGGATTTAATGTTAGAGATGGGATTCATTGATGACGTAAAAATAATACTTTCTCAGACTTCTAATAGAAAAATTACGGGACTTTTTTCTGCAACTATACCAGAAGAAATAAGAAAGATTGCAAGAGAGTTCATCTCTGATTACGAGGAAGTAGAAGCATGTATTGGATTAGCCAATGTTGAACACAACTTTATTAGAGTTGAAGATGATTGGAGAAGTAAAATAAAAGCATTAAGGACTTATAAAGAAAGTGGAATTATAGTATTTGTGAGAACAAGGAGTAGAGTAGCTAAATTAGTAAGAATATTTGATAATGCTGTAGAATTAAGAGGGGACTTACCGCAAAGTGTAAGGAACAGAAATATTGATGCTTTTAGAAAAGGAGAATATGATATGTTAATTACTACTGATGTAGCTTCACGAGGTTTAGATATTCCTTTGGTTGGCGAGATAATAAATTTCGATGCACCCAAAGATATAAGGACTTATATTCACAGAATAGGAAGAACTGGAAGAATGGGAAAACAAGGTAAAGCGATAACGTTCTTATTAGATAGTGAGTATTGGTTAGAGAGAGAAGTTAAGAAATTACTCAACAGCAAAGCATAA
- a CDS encoding translation elongation factor, with the protein MFKGSIITILSSDENDAINLAEKLGKKTENQIYYRRIGDLIRSVLVPSPQKLLDQAEALSLSTTFYLRIPKITAVEAELALLAEASGIKGIVLPDDVENFSKFFKELTISSMVDEFKEIDIEPKDKGYVYIDRAFNVKGVGTVVLGFALTEVKVHDKLIALPMKKEVEVKSIQVLDEDQEGVLPGTRIGFALRNVKLEEIEGVTALIKPGLKLTDKIKFKKFKWASDAQNVHVIAGGIKVMGSIKNNEEIILNGEIPVSIERGIIININAKPKTPRVFGYAEIS; encoded by the coding sequence ATGTTTAAAGGTTCAATCATTACGATCCTTTCGTCTGATGAAAATGATGCAATTAATTTAGCTGAAAAATTAGGTAAGAAGACAGAAAATCAAATTTATTATAGAAGAATTGGAGATTTAATAAGATCTGTTTTAGTTCCATCTCCTCAGAAATTATTAGATCAAGCCGAAGCATTATCACTATCAACAACATTTTATTTAAGAATTCCTAAAATTACAGCCGTTGAGGCTGAACTTGCTTTATTAGCTGAGGCGTCTGGAATTAAAGGGATAGTTTTACCAGATGATGTTGAAAATTTTAGTAAATTCTTTAAAGAGCTTACTATTTCATCTATGGTTGATGAGTTTAAAGAAATTGACATTGAACCTAAAGATAAGGGCTATGTTTACATTGATAGGGCCTTTAATGTTAAAGGTGTAGGTACGGTTGTCTTAGGCTTTGCATTAACAGAAGTAAAAGTTCATGATAAATTAATTGCTTTACCTATGAAGAAAGAAGTTGAAGTTAAGAGCATTCAAGTTCTAGATGAAGACCAAGAAGGTGTTTTACCAGGGACAAGAATAGGTTTTGCACTAAGAAATGTTAAACTAGAGGAGATTGAAGGAGTTACAGCGTTAATTAAGCCAGGCTTAAAACTTACTGATAAAATTAAATTTAAGAAATTTAAATGGGCCTCAGATGCCCAAAATGTTCATGTTATCGCGGGAGGAATAAAAGTAATGGGTAGTATAAAAAATAATGAGGAAATTATCTTAAATGGTGAAATACCAGTATCAATAGAAAGAGGTATAATAATAAATATTAACGCTAAACCTAAAACGCCTAGAGTTTTTGGTTATGCTGAAATCTCATGA
- a CDS encoding YidH family protein, with amino-acid sequence MSARDHLANKRTFLAWVRTAIALMGFGFVIAKFQIFLHILVHQQLSSTSLLGGVIMIIMGIATLLYGFYEYVEQEKELKKETFTPRLTPMIVYTILLTILAIALVVSLYVSVS; translated from the coding sequence ATGAGTGCAAGAGATCATTTAGCAAATAAGAGAACCTTTCTTGCCTGGGTTAGAACAGCTATAGCATTAATGGGTTTCGGTTTTGTAATAGCAAAGTTTCAGATTTTTCTTCATATACTAGTTCACCAACAACTTTCTTCAACATCCTTATTAGGTGGAGTCATAATGATTATTATGGGAATTGCAACTCTCTTATACGGTTTTTATGAATATGTAGAACAAGAAAAAGAACTAAAGAAAGAGACATTTACACCTAGGCTTACTCCTATGATAGTATATACAATTCTGTTAACAATCTTAGCTATAGCATTGGTCGTAAGCTTATACGTAAGTGTATCATGA